A region of Polyodon spathula isolate WHYD16114869_AA chromosome 4, ASM1765450v1, whole genome shotgun sequence DNA encodes the following proteins:
- the LOC121314217 gene encoding eukaryotic translation initiation factor 1b: MSTIQNLQSFDPFADATKGDDLLPAGTEEYIHIRIQQRNGRKTLTTVQGIADDYDKKKLVKAFKKKFACNGTVIEHPEYGEVIQLQGDQRKNICQFLLEVGIVKEEQLKVHGF, translated from the exons ATGTCCACTATCCAGAACCTCCAATCTTTCG ATCCCTTTGCTGATGCAACTAAGGGTGACGACTTACTCCCGGCAGGGACTGAAGAATACATTCACATAAGGATCCAACAACGTAACGGCCGTAAAACGCTGACTACTGTTCAGGGAATTGCAGATGACTACGATAAAAAGAAACTCGTAAAAGCTTTCAAAAAG AAATTTGCTTGTAATGGTACTGTGATTGAACATCCTGAATACGGTGAAGTGATCCAGCTTCAAGGTGATCAGAGAAAGAACATTTGCCAGTTCCTCCTTGAG GTCGGCATTGTCAAAGAGGAGCAACTGAAGGTTCATGGATTTTAA